The following nucleotide sequence is from Podospora bellae-mahoneyi strain CBS 112042 chromosome 1 map unlocalized CBS112042p_1, whole genome shotgun sequence.
AGTGAGGGTACCAATCATGACGATTCTGACTGGCAGACCGTTCCAAAGCCCCTTGAAACCGATGTCCTTGTAAATTCTTGATGTCACAGCACCGAATCCCTCACCGGCCTTGCGGTAGGCATTCAGCTTGCTGACCATGACGTCGGCAGGATGAGACACGATGGCGCAAAGAATACCTGCCAGGTAACCACCAGCAAAGGCCACTCCCGTCTGCGCGCCCTTGCTGTAATCACTCTTCTGGCCAGGGAGGCGAGCGTAGATCATTTCGACAATGGTCTCAAAGGAAGCGAACTTCATCATGGTATAGGGGATTTGTCTTCCCCACAACGGGTAGAGACCCTTGTACAGGCCACCGACGCCTTCAGCAGCTGTGATGGTGCTCAGGCCGTTGAGTGTACCCGAATACTGGGACGGGATAGTACCCTGCATCcgaaccttgatggcctcaAAGGGGCAGAGCGCGATATCGGCCAGAAACTCGGCCGAAGCCGAGGCAGACAGGTACAACGCAGTCTTGTACTTGTGAGCCGCCTCGGGGCCAGCAATGTCGGCGTAGGTCTTCTTGAAGTATTCATACCAGCCGTACTTGAACGCACCCTGAGCCGAATAACCGACGAGGGTTGGACTCCAACCGACAAAGATGCCCCGGAAGCCGTCGGTTCGGAGGATATGTCTCCAGGCCTGGAAATTTCCTGAATAGAGCTTGGAGTCAATCTGGCGTCGAGTCTTGACAAGATCCAAGGGAGTGACTGCAGTATGGGTGAGACCCTATAATCATGGTGCTTGTCAGCTTGCGCTTCCAAATATTGCTCCCACCATGTTACTTACACAAGCCAGCAAGCCGCCGAATGTGCAGGCAGCGTAGTATTTCCCAGAGTAGAGCTCGATACTGCCGGTTTTAGACTGAGCCTTCTTGCTGGCGGCATTGAATTCTCGGCTGGCTTCCTCGCTGAGCTTTTTCGCCTTGCTCTTCGCATCATCGGCAATGGAGTAGGCAGGATACAAATCGAGGCGAGCTTCGAGGGGAGTTCGTGAGTTGGTTGGGCTTGGTGTCGGACCGCTACCAAAGGTCTTTTGGAGCGTATCGAACGCAGGGAATAAGGGCGCCATCTTGAGGGTTCCTGGTGTCAAGAAAATAAGGTGTAAGTGACAAGTCCAAGCGCACAAGAGAAGCTGCTCCGATCCATGACATCCGCGCCCAAGCTGGATGGATGCAGTAACCAAACACACAAGGTCAAGCAAACGTACCGATTGCGATAATCAGATTGCAATAGATTCTAGGAAAGAAAATGTAAACGAGGATCAAATCTGATCGATCAACACGGTCGAAATCGCTACTGAGTAGAAGCTCTCAATTGAGGGAATATTTAGATGCAGCAATCCGGAGTTAAGAAGATGAGACGGAACCCGGGAAGGATCAGACGGTAGGATAATAACGTGCCTGTCAATAACAAGGAAGGCAAGGCTCAGTTACACAAAGTCCGAGCTGGCCGGCAAAGGTCGGGATCGGATGAAGGGTTACAAGATGGCTTAAACCTGCTACAAGATGCCTGGCGATACTCTCAGTTTGAATTTATGATGCTATATCCGGTTCTCCCGTTCGACCTTTCTGGatcccatcctccaactcaGCCAGTAGCGTTCAACATTCACATCGCAAAGTGCCCGTCAAGTGACGACATTGCCCGGATTCTGACAGCCCAATACCGGTGACGTCGTTTGGCGGGGCAGCTTCAAGAGCCAACCACTTTATCGCGGCTTATCGCGAAGCCATAACGGCTGACTATGCCTATGATTGCTTGGTATGATTGACACTTTCGACCCGCTGTCGCAATGCAGTTGAGGAAGCAAGTCATTGTTGAGACTTTCACCGGCGATATCCGCTTCTCCTCTAGCCATATAAAATCACGATATCTTCTCCCGTCGTTGTACATGAGCACCTGTAGAAAGAGGAATAGCTCCTATTTAACCCCAGGAAACACAAGCACTGGCCACTTGAAGTATCCCCCACACATTAGCTAATTACATGTGATTGGCCCGCAGGGAGCACCCGGGCCACTGTCAAAGACTCGTTCCAGTCTCTCTGACGCTCACCTCATCCACTTTACCGCCGGTGACCACGAACTGACACAGATGTCGGAGTGACTTCAACCTTTCGATtaacatttttttttctcggcGCTACACTTGACTTTCACCGAAGCCTTTTCTCTCCCGGAAAATTTAGCAACGATTCCTAAAATAAACATAAAATGGCCGACGTCATGTCTCAACCATCACAGCCATTCGTCTCCAAGTGGGCGTCCCGGTATCGCGGGGTAAAAATTCCTatttccctcccctctcatgatcatcatcatcatctctaaCCTTCCCCCTCCGCATCCCATAGGCAACAGTAGAAGACCTCGACCCACcccccgccctctccctcaccccctccgaccccatctccctcgccctcctctccgcctttGAGCGCGACTACACCCACCTTAccatcgtctcctcctccaaccggGCCCTTTTGGGGTACATCTCCATCCCTCACCTGCAATCCCTCCTCGAGTCAGGGAAATCCAAACCCGAAGATGAGATCAGATCGGCAATGATCAGGTTCCAGCGCAAGGGGGCACGGTACACAGTCATCACCATGAACACTCCTCtcgaggagttggaagggTTTTTTGAGGGCAAGGACAATGGCGGGCAGAAGCAGGATTTTGCCGTGATCACGGAtagcgggaggaggtttgttttgggggtggcgacgagggaggatttggaggagtttgtcaaGAGAAGGCCTGCGTAGAATGGCTGAACAAGGGAtgtgtggaggaggcgataTGTAAGAAAGGGGCAACGAAACAGAAGAGGGTTTTCATTACGGACTGGCGTTGAAGGTGGTCGCAAATTCAGGGGGGCATTCAACATGGAAAATGGGCATTGGGATTaggaatgggaggggggttgatctCACACAGAATACCCAAGCTATCATACACAGGGGGGCTCAGATTCCCCTCGGAGCTCGCGCATTTGGATTTAATCTCTTGCCCATAGGTGAAGGCAGTGATGTAGATGGGCGCAATAGGCATCTGGACAACTTCACCAGACGCACAAAGGTACTGTAGTAGCTTTAACTTAGGATGATGATCTTTGGGCTTTCCAACTTGTAGCAAACAAAAACTAGCGATACAAAACTCCTGCAGTACAAAACTCGCGTGCAAGACTACCTGGTACTCAAAGCCGAACTaccacccttcttctcttaTTTTACTTTCTGACACCCTTGATTTACTCAAGGTAGTCATAGTAAAGCTGCAACTCAACCCTCTCGCTCCCCTTGGCAATCACCACATTTCTCGCATACCTCCTCTTGCCATCGCTGCACTCCTTGAAACCCCAGATCTGAGTGGCGGTCCACCCAGCATCGTAGCTCTCGACATAGCTGAGGAGGTGAGTCTCGCCGTTGGGACCGCCCTTTTCGGCGTCGGTCTCGATCCAGCCAGACTTGAGGAAGTCGTCGGTGATCTCGGCGGTGGAGATCCACTTGGACTGGCCCTTGACGTGGCCGAAGAGCCAGTCGGAGTGGTCGCGGAAGGTGTAGTCGAGGCAGCGCTTCTCGGTCGAGCCCTTCATGCCACCGGTGCCGGTCTGCTCGATCTCGACGTGGGTGAACTGGGTGGCCGAGGGCTCGGCCGGGGGGGAGGCAGGGGCGGAGAACTGCTTGATTTCGAGGGTCACGGTTGCGAGGCCGACCATCTTGCGGGTCATCCAGCCGACGCcttggagggcgaggccggGCTCGAtgggggtggaaagggtTTTGTTCTAGTTTGAGGCGTTGAGTAAAAGTttgagggaaagggagggggaataGAGGAGCATACCATAACCCACTTTCCATTGAGGTCACCAATGGTCTTGGAGGCGGGAGCGGCCATTTTAAACGGTATGTATGTGTATGTTGTGGTGTGTAAGTGATGGGGGAGATTTGGAGTAGTTCAAGGCAAGCTTGCGTTCTTTAATGGGAGAAGCACAAGTGTGTGAGGGTGTACGTAGGGTGGTGTAAGATGGAAAAGATGGAATGGGATGTGAGACAGGAAAAGGCCCAACAAAGACAGAGGGACTCGGTTCTTATTATATTCCTACCTTTTTCCagccctctctctctctggtctttccccttctttcgATCTCTACTAGCTAAAGGTCTTGGTACATCTGCTAGTGGGGTAGAGTTGTAAGATATGGTACCTACCCAAGCTTGTCACAAGGCGGGGAGTCGCAGCAGAGCGCTCTCATGAAACTGGGGGCCTGCGTGTCTGGGCGGCCGAGGTTGTGACTTTGGCTTCTGCTCTAACATATTCACAAGCATGCGCAAGTAAAACGCAAGGACAAGGCTTGCACGCGGGAAGCATTGGCTTCGGATGGATCCCCTGTTTGGAGGATATCGGCCGCGGCGGGCGATCCTAAGTATGACGCAGCGTTGCATGGCGcggggattgggggaggaaggacTTCTGGCAGCTCGTTTTGTGATCGTGACCTCGTGGCCTCTATGGCCTGGTTTGTTTTGTGAGACTTGCTGCTTGCtttggttgggttgatgctttgctgctgcggccGGCAGACCGGGACAAAACTTGCATTGCATGTCCTCCGAGTCCGATTCAGCGAAATGCCAAACATTGAACCAACACTATCAGCCTAGTTTCACGCTCCAGAGAATGCCAGACAGACGACCGCTGAAAACGGTGCTGATATTGGCCAAAATCGTATACGCGGTACATCCGCTAGACCGCGTGCCTCGACTCTTCCCGTCCAGATAAACTTTCTGCTATTTTCAGGAACCCTCTCGGGAGTCCCCGTGCGGTTGTGCCTTTGCATGTAACCAATTATCTGGATCACTTCCCAACACATGTAGGGGTTGAAGCGTATCAACTTCATCTTCAAGAACGGGAAATCACCACGTCCCGGCCCCTAGTTCGTCAGGTCTCTGGTCAGGTTCATGCTTGATGATCAGGACAGCTCGAAATGAAgcggcccctcctccccgcctccctcctgcccaccaaaaccaaagcCAAGAATCCCACCATGAATAGTGCGGGGTAAAAATAGTGCTACCACCGAGGTTCCATTTTCCACGTGAAAGCGCTCTTGACAGTTGAAAGACCAATGCTGGCTTCACCTTCAGTGGCTGACAACAGTGCAGGAATGCAAAGATGAAGTTCAGGTCCATTGTTTGAACTCTTTGATATGTTATGAGTATTATTCCAATGTAGTAAGTAGTAGTATATGCTGTAACACCAGCTCATGCAGTATTAACCTAAACCGttccttgccttgccttccCTTCTCGATCCCCTACCGACCACAGCGCTAAActaaaaagaaaacaaagatTATTCTGAGTCGGTGTATCCTAGTATTACATTCGACGTGCCTCCCCCGAGCCTTCCAACTCCCAGGGGCAAGATgcgcctctccctcccccataCATTAGCTCCACATCGCAAACCCTCGCTCGGTGACGGCCAGGTCACATTTCCCAAGAACCCCATCCAAAACAAGCCCTGGGGTTGTATTTTCCCCCGTTTCTCTTAAACGAATCCTAGaccatccctcccccaactccagGACATCCACCAGGGTATATAAGAACTCCTCAAGGCCACCACTTCATCTTCTTATAACTctcaatcacctcctccaccagctccttcGAAATCTTGGGCTTCTCATACGTGaacccaaccacctcttctAACCTCGAGCCGTCCATGCTCAAGTCGGTATCTTTCaacagctccttctccatgaAAGGTGTCAGAGGTCCCGGCCTGGAGATCCCAGCTTCCGCAAGAAGATCAGCCCACGGTCCCAAAAGCTCATCGTTGACATCGTCCACCACACTGTCGAGGTTAAGCTTGGCGAATGTGCTGATCAACGATCCCTGGAAGCCCGTGCTGATGCCGAACACCTCCCCGATAATATCAGCCATGGTTCCCTGAGTTGTCACTCCCTTGTCGACCACGTTAAAAGTTGGCACCTTGCCCATCTTGCCGTCGTCCCACTTGGCCTTTCCAGCTGTGTACCAGCCCGCGATGGCCCACAGAGCCCTCGAGACATCGTCAATGTGCACTGTGTTTTGGCGGAGGTCCTTTGTCCAGAGCCACTTCATTTCTGACTCGAGGGCCTTGTACACCCTGGCCATGCAGAGAGCTGTAGCGACCCATTGAGACGCATATGGGCCGTAAACATGGGCAAGTCGCACAATGACGAGGTTCAAGCTGCAAACACGTCAGCCACTGTTCCAAAACAAGACAAGATCacaaagcaacaaaacatacccctcaatcttggccaactcctcctcagcctgcAGCTTGAAAACCGCAATCTTGCTCCAGGGCTTCAGCTTGTCCTGCTCCTTACTCGGTGACGAATCGGGCTTGTACACCATCCCCGTGCTCAACTCGACAAAGCACTTGACACCTCTCTTCGCCGCTTCCCTTCCTACATTCAGCGACAAATCAAACGACCGCAGCTTGTacacctcatcctcctgtGAATAGCGAGTCTCTCCACCGCAGTTGAACACATAGTCAAATTGTTTCCCGTCCGCACGGTCGAATATCCTAGGGAGCGATTCTGTTTGAACTGGTCAATATATGCGAGAAAAGCTTGGTAGGTTTAGAGAGAGACATACGCTCTCTGCTCGCATCTGCCTGCACAAACTTGGCGCCGGCACACGCTTCCTCAAACTCTGAAGGCAACCACGCGAGCTGCGGGAGCACCTTGTCGACGATGCGCACGTCGGACGCGAGATTACTTTTGTGAATGTGCTGGGCGAGGAACCGGCCAATGTAGCCAAGACCGCCGATGATCAACACCGACGGTTTTTCCGCCATGATGTCTcgtttttgggggggtttcGGTCTGTCGCTGCCGAAGTCTcggaaaggaaggggggacgCGAGGGCGGGATCGCGCGGAGTTTACTTATTTGTATATGTCTCTGGTAAAACCGGTGGCGTATGTGGTAGGTATTAAGTAGCTGTCTTTTGAAGCGAAATCGAGATACTATATGTGCCGTCTTTCGTTCGCGAAAATGGAGAGCAATCTGGACAACCTGGAAAGTCTGGGGTGCGCTGTTGAAAAATTTCGTGCGTGTTTGGGTCGGAGCTCCCGAATGACGCAGAGAACAGGGAGTTGGTGTGTTCGAGAAATTCGGGAGAAGGCAAACAGTCAGGGGTTTGTGTGGGAGGAAGGATTATTGGTGGTCAAGTGAACACCCAGAGAAAGTGAAtgggagaagagaggaggggggggggtttgagggggttgaggggatGATGCCCAGGATATCAACCTCTACTTGTCGTTCGTTTCGCTCCACTGTTGCCGCGAAAACCGAAAAAAGGAATGCAAGCACCTGCACGACGGCGTGTGTGTTGCTGTGAGCCCAAGACTTTCTCCTTTGAGGTGCAGTTGATAGACTGGGTCCCGGGGTTGGTTCTCTCCACTGTTTCTTCCTAGTGACGGCTTTTCTGGGGCTTCAGGCGTTTGAAGCAGGTTTTGAGTAAATATCGACCCCGTGTCCCTATTGCTGGCTTATTAATAGCTCGAGGTTGACAACAAAATGTGTGAAGGGAGAGCCGCCGATTCGAAAGGATTGCCAAGCAGGGAAGCCCACTGTTGGATTTGATTGACTGGGGCTGCGGTGGGTGGAGTTCTTATGCAAACCGCAGATGGTCAGAAGACTGATATTACTTGGTACGTATTGCCCGAATTATAGCGGAAGGGAAGAAGGATAGCTGCGGtgtgggtgatggggatCTGATATTGCGACCTTCTTCAAGTCACCAAGCATGGATGGATGGTACCCGTACGACCTGTCAAGAATTGGGTCGTCTTGTCTCGTCTTGTTCATCCGAGCTCTGACCTGCTGTCAGTCTGCAGGCCCGGGACGGTGTCTCTCCTTTCGGCCGCACGGGGTCCCCGGTGGACCTAGCTTGGCTTCAGCTGCTCccgcctccttcccatcccatcatcaactctcTGTTGAATCTTATTATTATTGCCTCGCTCGGTCCCAACGATTCTGCAAGAAAAAGTTGCAACGCTGTGTTCAGAAACAGATGCCATCAGGGGTCGCACAGCATCAACAAGAGACACGCCGGCACCGCCAACCCGAAACATAGGGCACATTACGTCCCACAGCCAACGCCCTGCCCCCGCTTGATCATGGATGGGTCTCTCAGAAACTATCAGTCCTCACACGCAGCATCACGCACGAGACACAGCGTATCGCGCGGTTACCACGTCCGGCAAAAGGATCACCCAGAGAATGCAGCTTTGGGAGGTCTGTGTGGTTGCAGTTTTCGATTCCTGTCTATTTCTGCACCTCTGCATCTCTGGGTTAAAGATCGGCTTGGCCCTCCCAACCATCCCCCTTTTCGGGCCACACTGCTGGCCCCTTGACGATAAAAGCTGTCATGACTTTCTTCTTTCCAGCAGGTCACAAATCCATGATCGGTTGGGTCGCTGCACCGCGCCGTACACGGTATATCAATCGTCTCGCCGCCTCGGGCCGTCGGGGTTCATCCTAGAGGTCAGATGTTGCTGGAATATCCCGCTGAAATctcagcggcagcagccaggaacaaggtggtgagggcaCACTCCGCCAAGGAGAATCCCTTCCCGCTCAGGGGCAAACACCTCCCAATGATCCCACCTCCTGCATTAGGCGCTATTGATTCCTTCTGGAAGCCTTCCTCTATGGGCCAGCTTTGAGTTGCATGGCGTCTCCCATTGAAACAGAGTCTGAGTCAAGGTGCACTTTGGCAAAAAAGACACAACAACGGTTCGAGGTTTTACGAGCATCATGAAGTCGTGGTTGCTGACAATCACCAAAACTGCCACCTGATACTCTTTGCAATTCTGGGTTCCGTGATTCAGGGGCATCCCACACAAGGCTCTCGGTCTTGCTGCCAAAATTCTCAAGCCCGAGCTGATACAACAACAGATTACCGACGCGATATCCCGTGTACATCACGAGGCTTATCAACCCAAAAAACACGACTGGCATTTACACTAAACAGGGGACTTGAGCAAACTCCTGGTCAGTGCGTTTGATGATTTGCCAGGCATGTCAGGCCAAAGTGCAACCCTCCGGCCGAGGCGACGGATACACCGGGATATtctcatcagcagcaccagTGTTACTGTGTCACGCTGGCGGGTGTCTTACTCAGTCACCTTACCTCGCTGATGATTACTATAGAGTTGCCTCACCGCAATTGTGGCCAATCTCTTAAAAGCCAGATTGGGACATGCTCGTCCCATTGTCATCAAGTCTAGAACTTTGAAAAGGTCAGCTTTCGGAGATACTAAAACTCAAGATAGTGGCCCCCAAAGTCTTCTAGAGTTGGTATTTGCCGTCATAAGCGAGGAAAGCTGTGGTGTTACACTTCGCCTGCCGGCTCGTTCCTCCGAGTAAAAAGCAATAGACGGGGAGCAGACAACCAACGTTCATCATGGTGGCATCATGTTTCGTTAGTCAGTTGTTCATGACAAAGTCGGTGAGAATTACTAGTCCTGACAACCTCAAGAAAGGACTGCTCCTTCGGCGTTCGGGGAATCTCAAAATACATGCTACAGAGTAgagccgacgacgacaacttCAGCTCACTGGAGGGCCCCCCGATGTGGCATGCAAAGCGCGGCTGCTTCCGTTCAGTCGGTTCCCACCAACCTGGAACGAGTCCTGCAGATGTCGGTACCAGAGTCCAGATCGTCCTGGACCACCTGAAAAAAGCGTCGAGATCTTGAAAGTCCCTGGAGAGCCCCAGCCTCCCACCTCGTGCAGTTCACGAAAAAACCAGGGCCGCCGATCCGTGTCATATGCAGGTACCTTCCACGTGCGGTTAAAAACGTTCGGTCCTTGCCTTCGCTTGGATATCATTGTTGAGTAAAAAGTGTCAAAAGTGATTGCAGACAGTGGGGTTCGAACCCACGCATCTCTCGATAATGGTGATAAAAGTTATATGTAACTTAAAACCATCGCCTTAGACCACTCGGCCATGTCTGCTTTCATGACAGGTTTGAATACTGATATTGCTTTTGGGTCCATATCAAAACTCTTGGAAggagtgttgttgttgcgaaGTCCAAGTAGAGCTAATCCCATACCGGCAATGACGGGGTGGCCAGACCCAAAGGGATTCCAATACCGGGGTAAGGGAAGGCCTGAAACAGGAACAGCTAATCTCCCCCAAAGGGTCTCTTTGACCTTACCAGGTGACGCAATACTAGATCTCTTCGGCATACCCAAAACGGTTAACGGTAACGGCAGCGAGgttctcggccttggtgtCGGCGGCCCGCCTGCTgctactcctcctccagctcggcgcCATGTGAAATCATCACGGccctttttattttcccAGCTGAAGCATCATTGTCTCGGGCCACCCGGAAACTAAACTGACACCTGCCCAAGACACCGGTTCAGCCTCTCCCACTATGGGGAAATGGCTTCAAGACCCCCAGGGTAATAAAACGATATATGATGTCAACAGCTTTGTCTTTGTTTTTTAAAAATGAATAAAAAAAGATGTCAAACCTCGATGTCGCTAATTCAAAGACAACGAACCAAATCTACATGAGCGCCTGCCTCCTCATTACCACTTCGTTGCATCACAACACATCTTCCCCCTGGTTCTATCTCCGCATACTCCCAATCAGCTCCCTCTGTGTCTCCCTGTCCTTCTGCCCTTGGCT
It contains:
- a CDS encoding uncharacterized protein (EggNog:ENOG503P415) translates to MAAPASKTIGDLNGKWVMNKTLSTPIEPGLALQGVGWMTRKMVGLATVTLEIKQFSAPASPPAEPSATQFTHVEIEQTGTGGMKGSTEKRCLDYTFRDHSDWLFGHVKGQSKWISTAEITDDFLKSGWIETDAEKGGPNGETHLLSYVESYDAGWTATQIWGFKECSDGKRRYARNVVIAKGSERVELQLYYDYLE
- a CDS encoding uncharacterized protein (COG:E; COG:I; EggNog:ENOG503NVBQ); its protein translation is MAEKPSVLIIGGLGYIGRFLAQHIHKSNLASDVRIVDKVLPQLAWLPSEFEEACAGAKFVQADASREQSLPRIFDRADGKQFDYVFNCGGETRYSQEDEVYKLRSFDLSLNVGREAAKRGVKCFVELSTGMVYKPDSSPSKEQDKLKPWSKIAVFKLQAEEELAKIEGLNLVIVRLAHVYGPYASQWVATALCMARVYKALESEMKWLWTKDLRQNTVHIDDVSRALWAIAGWYTAGKAKWDDGKMGKVPTFNVVDKGVTTQGTMADIIGEVFGISTGFQGSLISTFAKLNLDSVVDDVNDELLGPWADLLAEAGISRPGPLTPFMEKELLKDTDLSMDGSRLEEVVGFTYEKPKISKELVEEVIESYKKMKWWP
- a CDS encoding uncharacterized protein (EggNog:ENOG503P34X; COG:S), with the translated sequence MADVMSQPSQPFVSKWASRYRGATVEDLDPPPALSLTPSDPISLALLSAFERDYTHLTIVSSSNRALLGYISIPHLQSLLESGKSKPEDEIRSAMIRFQRKGARYTVITMNTPLEELEGFFEGKDNGGQKQDFAVITDSGRRFVLGVATREDLEEFVKRRPA
- the PIC2 gene encoding Cu/Pi carrier (EggNog:ENOG503NWEF; COG:C); this encodes MAPLFPAFDTLQKTFGSGPTPSPTNSRTPLEARLDLYPAYSIADDAKSKAKKLSEEASREFNAASKKAQSKTGSIELYSGKYYAACTFGGLLACGLTHTAVTPLDLVKTRRQIDSKLYSGNFQAWRHILRTDGFRGIFVGWSPTLVGYSAQGAFKYGWYEYFKKTYADIAGPEAAHKYKTALYLSASASAEFLADIALCPFEAIKVRMQGTIPSQYSGTLNGLSTITAAEGVGGLYKGLYPLWGRQIPYTMMKFASFETIVEMIYARLPGQKSDYSKGAQTGVAFAGGYLAGILCAIVSHPADVMVSKLNAYRKAGEGFGAVTSRIYKDIGFKGLWNGLPVRIVMIGTLTGLQWMIYDSFKIFMGLPTTGGAAPPEDDQHS